In the Flagellimonas sp. MMG031 genome, one interval contains:
- a CDS encoding heavy-metal-associated domain-containing protein, with product MKTLKFKTNINCGGCVSKVTPFLNKQEGVESWEVDTANPDKILTIESHGASEEDVKATLQKIGFSAESVDVR from the coding sequence ATGAAAACTTTAAAATTTAAAACAAATATCAATTGTGGTGGTTGTGTCTCTAAAGTAACCCCATTTTTAAACAAACAAGAAGGCGTTGAAAGTTGGGAAGTGGATACCGCTAATCCTGATAAAATCTTGACTATAGAAAGTCATGGTGCTTCGGAAGAAGATGTAAAAGCTACTTTGCAGAAAATAGGGTTTAGCGCGGAAAGTGTTGATGTTCGTTAA
- a CDS encoding GNAT family N-acetyltransferase: MKVAEKSKFYKTKLLWHRIRHGLFLFTLRNALTRIGLDIAPYYWYREIKNGAEKPEIRDSFKDYELCYIGLDEIGIMNNIMGLTTKELEQNLSMGQICIGLKRGKEIAALLFVDLQDFVFKGRSFKIKDKEGYLLNVYTFQAYRGKNLATYLRYHCFELLENYSVEELYSIVSYFNTSSIKVNEKLNAQKLKLYLYIGLLKRYHWNFLLKDYSK; encoded by the coding sequence ATGAAGGTAGCGGAAAAAAGCAAATTCTATAAAACGAAGTTATTGTGGCACCGAATACGCCATGGATTATTTTTATTCACCCTTAGGAATGCTCTGACCCGGATAGGATTGGACATCGCACCCTACTATTGGTATAGGGAAATAAAAAATGGAGCCGAAAAACCTGAGATTCGAGATAGCTTCAAAGACTATGAATTATGTTATATAGGTTTGGACGAGATTGGGATAATGAATAACATCATGGGGCTTACAACCAAGGAATTAGAGCAGAATTTAAGTATGGGGCAGATATGTATCGGTCTCAAGCGAGGGAAAGAGATTGCCGCCCTATTATTCGTTGATTTGCAGGATTTTGTGTTTAAAGGCCGCTCCTTCAAAATAAAAGATAAGGAAGGTTACCTTTTGAATGTTTACACGTTTCAGGCGTATAGAGGTAAGAACTTGGCTACCTACTTACGTTATCATTGCTTTGAACTTCTTGAAAACTATAGCGTAGAAGAACTTTACAGTATTGTCTCCTACTTCAATACGTCATCAATAAAAGTCAATGAAAAATTGAATGCCCAAAAGTTGAAACTCTATTTGTACATAGGATTGTTAAAAAGATACCATTGGAATTTTCTGTTGAAGGACTATTCCAAATAA
- a CDS encoding M90 family metallopeptidase: protein MIYTIIFGLMLVLAVYFVSKIGSKKVKPFPKYWHPLLMENVLFYRNLPKAKQVVFQQRMMQFLSEVYIDGVQLELQELDKILIAASPVIPVFGFDEWHYTNLSGILLYPDNFNEDMQFSSKDKSRNIGGIVGNGRFEKQMILSKKALHHGFKNTTDKSNTGIHEFVHLIDKLDDFTDGIPERLLEHQYTIPWLKLIHAEMEVINANKSDIRNYGGTNEAEFFAVAAEYFFERPDLFKRKHPELYKMLVECFRQEPGVLEK, encoded by the coding sequence ATGATTTATACGATTATATTCGGATTGATGCTTGTCCTTGCCGTTTATTTTGTTTCAAAAATAGGAAGCAAAAAAGTAAAACCGTTCCCAAAATATTGGCATCCGTTACTGATGGAAAATGTGCTCTTCTACCGCAACCTTCCCAAAGCAAAACAGGTAGTTTTTCAACAACGAATGATGCAATTTTTAAGTGAAGTCTATATTGATGGGGTACAACTGGAATTGCAAGAGCTCGACAAGATTTTAATTGCGGCGAGTCCTGTAATTCCCGTTTTTGGTTTTGACGAATGGCACTATACCAATTTAAGCGGAATCCTATTGTATCCTGATAACTTCAATGAGGATATGCAATTTAGCAGCAAAGATAAATCGCGTAATATCGGCGGAATTGTGGGGAATGGACGTTTTGAAAAGCAAATGATTTTATCGAAAAAAGCATTGCATCACGGGTTCAAAAACACAACCGACAAAAGCAATACTGGCATACACGAGTTTGTGCATCTTATTGATAAATTGGACGATTTCACGGATGGAATTCCGGAAAGGTTGTTGGAGCATCAATATACCATCCCGTGGTTAAAGTTGATCCATGCGGAAATGGAAGTTATCAATGCCAATAAATCCGATATAAGAAACTATGGCGGTACCAACGAAGCGGAGTTTTTTGCCGTAGCTGCCGAGTACTTTTTTGAACGTCCCGATTTATTTAAGAGAAAACATCCAGAACTCTACAAAATGCTGGTAGAATGCTTTAGGCAGGAACCAGGAGTTTTAGAAAAGTAA